A section of the Pochonia chlamydosporia 170 chromosome 2, whole genome shotgun sequence genome encodes:
- a CDS encoding mitochondrial cation transporter (similar to Cordyceps militaris CM01 XP_006667997.1) produces MSASLPGNRDLPVSQYDLGTYLGRVKHAVGLTDPSTLLAGTSGLESAKRLVTEYKTGKIAHMTPELWHAKKVVDSTLHPDTGEPVFLPFRMSSFVITNLIVTAGMLQPGLQTPGIIAWQIANQSLNVAINSANANKSSPMSTATLAKSYAVAVSASCSVALGLNSLVPRLRVTPATRNILSRLVPFAAVATAGALNAYLMRRGEITTGIDVRPVLSEDQKRKLQEEGKSERDVPSLGRSQKAAKLAVYETAASRVFNSSPIMIIPPMVLYHMQTKQAWYRNMMEGAYIKSRPRLAAGIPIGLNLVLIAATSFAVLPLALAVFPQQQEIAAESLEEEFRGKGGYNGKVWFNRGL; encoded by the exons ATGTCGGCGTCGTTACCTGGGAATAGGGACCTTCCGGTTTCGCAGTATGATCTGGGGACGTATCTGGGGAGGGTGAAGCATGCGGTTGGGTTGACGGATCCGAG CACCCTCCTCGCCGGGACGAGCGGTCTCGAAAGCGCAAAGCGCCTCGTCACGGAATACAAGACCGGAAAGATAGCACACATGACGCCCGAGCTATGGCATGCGAAAAAAGTAGTCGACTCGACTCTCCATCCCG ACACCGGCGAGCCCGTGTTCCTCCCCTTCCGCATGTCCTCCTTCGTCATAACCAACCTCATCGTCACGGCTGGCATGCTGCAGCCCGGCCTCCAAACACCCGGCATAATCGCATGGCAAATCGCCAACCAATCCCTCAACGTGGCCATCAACTCCGCCAACGCGAACAAATCGTCCCCCATGTCGACCGCCACGCTCGCAAAGTCCTACGCCGTCGCCGTGTCGGCATCCTGCTCCGTAGCACTGGGCCTCAACTCGCTGGTGCCCCGACTGCGCGTCACGCCCGCGACACGCAACATCCTCAGCCGGCTGGTGCCCTTTGCGGCGGTCGCGACGGCCGGCGCTCTAAATGCGTATCTTATGCGTCGGGGAGAAATCACCACTGGCATTGATGTGCGGCCCGTGCTGTCAGAGGATCAGAAGAGGAAATTGCAGGAGGAGGGGAAATCTGAGCGCGATGTGCCTAGCTTGGGACGGTCGCAAAAAGCTGCCAAGCTGGCTGTGTATGAGACTGCGGCTAGTAGGGTGTTCAACAGCTCGCCTATTATGATTATCCCGCCGATGGTGCTGTACCACATGCAGACCAAGCAGGCTTGGTATAGGAACATGATGGAGGGTGCGTATATCAAGTCGCGGCCGAGACTGGCGGCCGGTATTCCGATTGGCTTGAATTTGGTGCTTATTGCGGCTACGTCGTTTGCGGTGCTGCCGTTGGCGCTGGCTGTGTTCccgcagcagcaggagattgCGGCGGAgagcttggaggaggagtttAGGGGGAAGGGCGGGTATAACGGCAAGGTGTGGTTTAATAGGGGTTTGTAG
- a CDS encoding tRNA processing endoribonuclease Trz1 (similar to Cordyceps militaris CM01 XP_006667994.1): MTTTVELATVPSADTPGTCIYLHHDRRTYILGQVAEGTQRAFGSRKIHLGGTEHVFLSGSVGWDQMGGLLGYLLSVGGAIEAAKEATITENVKRKEKGQKPLNQAVHEGISVHGGDNLCHILASCRPVIFRQPIKVRPIESRDDPRSADPARIEPDWTDDAVRVWKVPVRRARSISPPKRRHEEMSNRHEQTQTQTEDGSPKGRSPISDPEVAARIVERVMFSGSLINGSVLPRRWIRDLKPTDKAVIVDGSTMKPYKGPFASDGAELSNPYEKAWVFLEPGDSIGNENDESGLAVNHIPLPKTAYGDTSMSYIIKCHDRRGKFNAAAAKEYGVNVKDFKLLTSGQSVEGKDGKVVTPEMVLGEPQPGKGIVVADIATPDFLDSFMARPEWESPELMKHVCAMYWILGEGMASDAQIQQFTEKHSHIKHIFCAKDTCPDMITHPGAAEIQTKLRQIDPERFPLPQFDNTVRFPTPRADSPVELGRAGTSFQLMPRVAFDDESMAQFPDLLAAAKSVDKDLISLADEAKAEATNADFLARVEQSETDIPNRDAEIIPLGTGSSMPSKHRNVSATLIRVPGIGNYLLDCGEGTLGQIRRAFTAWETADILRNLKCIVISHAHADHHLGTASLIKAWYEQSLRDGTQDTLAISCIGRYRMMLEELSQVEDLGFHRLRFPSCPSPDEQDRDMTTAEDLGEENFGLRSIKRIPVPHCWRSYGTQLELTSGLRIAYSGDCRPSSAFAQGCKGAHLLIHECTFGDDKQDHAKAKKHSTMGEALGVAREMEARRTLLTHFSQRYAKSDSLRAKAVEGEEQDVLLAFDLMRVKLGDFQKAACYLPAVGKLMESLDKKGLDRLEDTTQ, encoded by the coding sequence CGTTGAGCTTGCGACTGTTCCGTCGGCCGATACGCCAGGCACATGCATCTACCTACACCATGACCGAAGGACGTACATCTTGGGCCAGGTGGCGGAGGGTACGCAGCGAGCATTTGGTAGCCGAAAGATACACCTGGGAGGGACCGAGCACGTCTTTCTCAGTGGGAGTGTTGGATGGGATCAAATGGGCGGCCTGTTGGGTTACCTGCTCAGCGTTGGCGGCGCAATTGAGGCAGCCAAGGAGGCGACAATCACAGAGAATgtgaagaggaaagaaaaagggcaGAAGCCGCTGAATCAAGCGGTTCATGAAGGCATCAGTGTACATGGCGGAGACAACCTCTGTCATATACTAGCTTCTTGCCGACCAGTCATCTTCCGACAACCTATCAAGGTGCGACCCATTGAGTCCAGAGACGATCCTAGAAGTGCCGACCCTGCCAGAATAGAGCCAGACTGGACGGATGATGCTGTTCGGGTGTGGAAAGTGCCCGTCAGAAGAGCTCGTTCGATTAGTCCACCGAAGCGGCGCCACGAGGAAATGTCAAACAGACATgaacagacacagacacagacagaAGACGGATCTCCGAAAGGACGATCTCCCATTTCAGACCCTGAAGTTGCTGCCAGGATTGTGGAACGAGTCATGTTTAGTGGCAGCCTCATCAATGGATCAGTCTTGCCACGCCGCTGGATTCGCGATCTCAAGCCGACTGATAAAGCCGTCATTGTCGACGGCAGTACCATGAAACCTTACAAGGGACCATTTGCGTCTGATGGTGCTGAGCTCTCAAATCCTTATGAAAAGGCATGGGTGTTTCTAGAACCTGGTGACAGCATTGGGAATGAAAATGATGAAAGCGGCCTTGCCGTCAATCATATCCCTCTTCCAAAAACTGCCTACGGCGACACATCAATGTCTTACATTATCAAGTGTCACGATCGAAGAGGCAAATTCAACGCAGCCGCGGCAAAAGAATATGGCGTCAACGTCAAAGATTTCAAGCTGCTTACCAGCGGGCAGTCggtggaaggaaaagacggCAAGGTAGTCACACCTGAGATGGTCCTTGGCGAGCCTCAGCCTGGCAAGGGCATAGTGGTTGCAGACATTGCCACGCCCGATTTTCTCGACTCATTCATGGCACGACCAGAGTGGGAGTCTCCAGAACTGATGAAGCATGTTTGTGCAATGTACTGGATACTTGGTGAAGGCATGGCTTCTGATGCCCAGATCCAACAGTTCACAGAGAAGCACTCCCACATTAAGCACATTTTCTGTGCCAAAGACACATGTCCTGACATGATTACTCACCCTGGTGCCGCGGAAATTCAAACCAAACTACGGCAGATCGATCCCGAGCGATTCCCCTTGCCTCAATTCGACAACACCGTCAGGTTTCCCACGCCACGCGCCGACTCTCCCGTCGAGTTGGGACGCGCTGGCACAAGTTTCCAGCTAATGCCTCGGGTTGCCTTTGATGACGAGTCAATGGCTCAATTTCCGGATTTGCTGGCTGCCGCAAAATCGGTAGACAAAGACCTGATTTCTTTGGCtgatgaagccaaagcagaGGCTACAAATGCCGATTTCCTCGCTCGAGTTGAACAAAGCGAAACAGACATTCCCAATAGGGATGCCGAGATTATTCCCCTGGGAACAGGTTCATCCATGCCGAGCAAGCATCGAAACGTCTCGGCAACACTCATCCGAGTCCCCGGAATAGGGAACTACCTCCTTGACTGTGGTGAGGGCACACTCGGCCAAATACGCCGCGCCTTTACCGCCTGGGAAACTGCCGACATCCTTCGCAATCTCAAATGCATCGTTATCAGTCACGCCCATGCTGACCACCACCTGGGTACCGCATCCCTCATCAAAGCTTGGTATGAACAATCGCTTCGCGACGGCACCCAGGACACCCTCGCTATATCCTGCATCGGCCGCTACCGAATGATGCTCGAGGAACTCTCGCAAGTCGAAGATCTCGGCTTCCACCGCCTTCGATTCCCTAGCTGTCCCTCCCCGGATGAGCAAGACCGCGACATGACCACTGCAGAGGACCTTGGCGAAGAAAACTTTGGTCTCCGGTCTATCAAACGTATCCCCGTCCCGCACTGCTGGCGCTCATACGGCACACAGCTCGAACTGACGTCTGGCTTGCGAATTGCCTACTCTGGCGACTGTCGACCATCGAGCGCGTTTGCCCAGGGATGCAAGGGAGCACACCTGCTCATTCACGAGTGTACCTTTGGTGACGATAAGCAGGACCATgcaaaggccaagaagcactCTACAATGGGAGAGGCGCTTGGCGTGGCGAGAGAGATGGAAGCGAGGAGAACGCTGTTGACGCATTTTTCTCAGCGCTATGCAAAGTCAGATTCGCTGAGGGCGAAGGCAGTGGAAGGCGAGGAGCAGGATGTGTTGCTGGCGTTTGATCTGATGAGGGTTAAGCTGGGGGACTTTCAGAAGGCGGCTTGTTATCTTCCTGCTGTGGGGAAGTTGATGGAGAGCTTGGATAAGAAGGGGTTGGATAGACTTGAAGATACCACTCAATAG
- a CDS encoding penicillin-binding protein (similar to Beauveria bassiana ARSEF 2860 XP_008598227.1), with product MNHNAQDTQPEPNDIASRLQKANTQVSQICQASGVPGASIAIIHKGKLLHTYNHGYSDLENQIKTDSNTAYGIGSLTKAFIAAAIAKLVHAGHLTWHTPIKDLLPELNQDDSIITNLLTVTDILSHRCGLAGGAAMSFVFQGDGDMLLPKESLFTLFNHFPQLFPFRGGWSYFVWGYALAGLVIDRVTGKGLAQALRELVLSPLGMTSTGFDVDSLEGVAEPYAGLADGTAFHLSKRQVFRDTFFEASGGLFSSVKDLTTWAGAILDCISRPDESVLKDVPYILSNHAAIMNPSLNERSYGLGWIRTQLPGRVGLIGDNMDVWTLSEQPLLGDEHHPMQMIYHQGSTVGYYSHMALFPATESAVIVLTNSIALSDAADWISRTFTQALFDIDSNDYVKLAMEASKRYISLFENMATEIENMRDGKTPRLDTFAGRYVHSSQLFVVDLAVCDSRNKLALRFQGRDSQEYELRYLCEGVFEWVLGHDESKRRGRYNSVEMGCYLFRFRVDGGRVVSFTWAADGLRSDVFLKVGGLEDAAVAVR from the coding sequence CCAAGCCTCCGGCGTCCCAGGAGCTTCCATCGCAATCATACACAAAGGGAAACTCCTCCACACATATAACCACGGCTACAGCGACCTGGAGAACCAAATCAAAACCGATTCCAACACAGCCTACGGCATCGGCTCTCTCACAAAAGCTTTCATCGCAGCCGCAATAGCCAAGCTCGTCCACGCAGGACACCTAACATGGCACACGCCCATCAAGGACCTCCTCCCCGAGTTAAACCAAGATGactccatcatcacaaatCTCCTTACCGTCACGGACATCCTCTCTCATAGATGTGGTCTAGCAGGCGGGGCAGCCATGAGCTTCGTGTTccaaggcgatggcgacaTGCTCCTACCCAAAGAATCTCTATTCACACTCTTCAACCATTTTCCGCAGTTATTTCCCTTCCGTGGGGGCTGGTCGTACTTTGTGTGGGGATACGCTCTTGCAGGTCTTGTTATTGATAGAGTCACAGGGAAGGGACTCGCGCAGGCGTTGCGGGAGCTTGTTCTAAGCCCCTTGGGGATGACATCTACGGGGTTTGATGTTGATTCTTTGGAGGGTGTTGCTGAGCCGTATGCTGGGTTGGCTGACGGGACGGCATTTCATCTTTCGAAACGGCAGGTATTTAGGGATACGTTCTTCGAAGCGTCGGGGGGGTTGTTCTCCAGCGTAAAGGATTTGACGACATGGGCGGGTGCTATTCTGGATTGTATTTCGCGTCCGGATGAATCTGTGCTGAAGGACGTGCCGTATATTTTGAGCAATCATGCTGCTATTATGAATCCGTCGCTGAATGAACGGTCGTATGGTTTAGGTTGGATACGCACACAACTTCCTGGACGAGTTGGTCTAATTGGGGATAACATGGATGTCTGGACGCTTTCAGAGCAACCGCTCCTTGGAGATGAGCATCACCCCATGCAAATGATTTACCATCAGGGAAGCACAGTGGGATATTATTCGCACATGGCACTCTTTCCGGCAACGGAATCCGCTGTCATCGTGCTCACTAATTCCATCGCCCTTAGCGACGCAGCGGACTGGATATCTCGAACTTTTACACAAGCACTCTTCGATATAGACTCGAATGATTACGTCAAACTAGCAATGGAAGCTAGTAAGCGGTATATCAGTCTCTTTGAAAACATGGCCACTGAGATAGAAAACATGCGGGATGGCAAGACGCCAAGGTTAGATACTTTTGCAGGGAGATATGTGCACTCGTCGCAGCTATTTgtggttgatttggcggTGTGTGACTCGCGGAATAAATTGGCACTTCGGTTTCAGGGACGTGATAGTCAAGAATATGAGTTGAGATATCTGTGTGAGGGTGTGTTTGAGTGGGTTTTGGGGCATGATGAGTCCaagaggagggggaggtATAATTCTGTTGAGATGGGGTGTTATCTATTTAGGTTTCGTGTGGATGGGGGGAGGGTCGTTTCTTTTACGTGGGCTGCTGATGGTTTGAGGTCTGATGTGTTTTTGAAGGTTGGGGGTTTAGAggatgctgctgttgcggtgAGGTAG